The window AAGGGCGTGCTATCGAGCCCGCCCAGCAGGCCTGACATGAACACGGTATCCGTCGCCGGGGGTATCCGCGCGAGCGCCGCAACATCGGGCGGACGCAGCCACAGTACGAGCACGTCCGAGTGCGGTATCCCATGCATCGCGTGCGTGATGCTCTCGCCGGGGGCAAGCGCGTGGTTCGATACCGCGATTCCGTGAGCCTTCAGTGCCGCGGCAAGGGCCTGCGCTCCGTGCTCGCCGTTGTCTCCCGCACGATAGACCTGCCAGATGGCTCGCGCCGCTTTCGTCGCCTGCGCTGGCCGCGCTCCGGCTTCACCGAGAATGCGCGCCGCGATCAGGTCCGACTCGAGCAGCACGCCTTTCGAAAAGTACACCGAATAGAAATCGTGATCGGTCTCGACCGGTACCTCGACGTTGGGAAAGAGGCACGGCACGGCCTCCTGCTCGCAGAAGTCGTGAATCGGCGCCCAGTTCCTGCCTCCGAGACCCGACAACACCGCGAACACCGGCTGCCGGGCCAGAAACTGCGTGAGCTGGTCACGCCAGGTGTCCGGCGGACCTTTGAGTTCCCACACATGCAGTTCCCAGCGGCGATTCACCATGAACATCATCTTGCGCGACGAACGCAACCGCGGCACCGCACCGAGTGGAAAGACGTTCTTGTCGGCGAAGTAGTGCGTGAGGACATCGAGCATGCCTGCCCGTTTCACCGGGTCGGCATCGGGCGTGATGATCGTCGCGAAGTGCAGCACGGTATCCGTTACGCCCGCCGGCTTTCGCTGATCGAGGTGTTTCAGATAGCCGATCAGCGCCTGCATATCGGCGTCGTTCAGCGCGTACTGCGGCATGAGGTTGCTGAGCGGCTTGCCTTCCGAGTCGATCCCTTCGCGAATGGCTCGCGCGATCGTCGCATCCGTGTACGGTTCGCGTTCGAAGCGCATCCCGGGAACATACGGCAATTCGACATCTTCCGGGTTTTGCGCGCGCGGCTCGACGAGGTAGCGCCAGGTGATTGGCGGGATGCTGCTGTTGCCCTCCTTGGAGCCTAAGCCACTGCGCCGATGGCAGTTCGCACACGCCGCGGCGGCGCCTTGCAGGCGCACGCCGTCCTCATGCAGCGCTTGAAGCGGTTCGCCCGAGCTCAGAACTCCCTGCTGGTAGAGGGCCGCCCCCGCGCTCGCCGTCGCGACAGGCTGCGCGGCCGGCGCGCAACGCGCCTCGCCCACAGGCGCGATCAGCGCGGCGAGCAACGCGCATCGAGCGAGCCATCGCGCCGCAAGCGGGGGGGCCGATGCGCGGCCTAGCGGCCAGCCTCCCGCGCGGCTCATGGTCAGGGTGCCGGACGTCCGGCACCAGACAGCGCCGGCGAGGCGTCGGCGTCGGCGTCGATCGAAACCGATTTGCGGCGCATCTGCGGCGACGCGGGTCTCGTGAAGATCCCATCGTCCAGCGGCGGATTGAGCGACACCTTGTCGATCGTCAGCATGTCCTTTTTCTCGGAGGCCGCTGCGCCGCTCTCGATCTTGAGCGGTATCTGCAACCCCTCGACGCTCCGGAAGTCGCTGTAGCTCGTCTCCACGACGACCGTTTGCCCGAGCGGGGTGCGCACCTGGCGGTCAACCTTCACGTCGAGAAACGTTTGCGCGTCGATCCACACATGGCGGGTCACCCCGGAAGGCAGCTTCGCGGCGAGACGATACGCATCGCGCCCGCCCACCTGATCGGTACCCTCGAGCGTGACACTGACACCCTTCGCCTCATGGTCGATCAAGAGCCCGTCAATGACCTGCTCGTCGCGCGCGGAGCTCACCTCATCGATCGAGTACGGCCGCGGAGTGGCGCTGCCCATGCCGTTCGGGCCCAGTTTCCAGCCTTGCTTGCCATCGAATACGCGCACCGATTTCTGATTGAATACGGTGACCTCGAAGCGTGTCTTGTTCGGGCGCTTCATGGCGAGGACAAACGGCAGATCCGCTGCAGGAGCATTGGCGCTGTCCACGTGGCCGGACCAGATCATGGTCTGGACTTTGCGCCATGCGTCGAGACCGCCTCTCGAGGCAATGTTTTTCTCGACGATCTGATCCACGCTCAGATCCTGCTTGGGTATCTGCTCGCTCGCGAACACGGCGGCCCCGAGGCAACCGGCGAGCACCCATATTGCGAATGGTTTCATGGCCGCATACCGCATCCGGGCACCCGACGGCTAGTGGCTCGAGCCCGGGCTCGGGCTGCGGCTTGTGCTTGTGCTCGTGCTCGTGCTCGTGCTTGCGTTTGCGCCGAGCACCGGCGCCGGGTGCGTCACTTTCGCCACAGCGAGCTGCGGCTTGGCAAAGAGGGCGTCGTCCGCCTGCGAGTTCAGCGTGACCTTGTCGATGGTCAGCTTGTGCGTCCCCCTGCCGCCGACGACAACCGTCTCGAGCGTATGCGGCATGACAAGGCCGCTCTCCTTCCGGTAGTCGCGATAGAAAATGGCGACGTTGTGCATCTTGCCGTCGAGCTTGCGCGGGTCCCCGTCGATCTTCACTTCGAGAAAGCTGGACGCATCGATCCATACGCGGCGTGACGTGGTGTCTTTCATCGTCACCTTCAGCACGTACGCGCGGTGGCCTTCGATCATTTCCATCCCGAGCACGTCGATTTTCGTGCCCTTCGCCGCATAGTCGACCAGCGGACCGTCCAGCTCGGCCCACGACGCGGCCGCTTTGGCCTCCGCGGACGTGTAGGGCTCCACTTCGTTGCGGCCGAGGAAGGGCCTGACCTTCCAGCCTTGGCTGCCGTCGTAGACCTGGAGTGCCGTCTGGTCGTTGAAGCGGACCTCGATGCGGCTTTTGTGCGGACGCTTGAGCGTCATCGTGAACGGCAGCTTGGTGTTCTTCGTGCCGCCGGCCTCGAGCTGCCCCGATATCGTCATCGTGTTGACCGCGCGCCACGCCTGCAGACCGCCGCGCGCCGCGACGTTCCGGTCGACGATCTGCGCCGCGCTCAGGTGTGCCGCTGCCGCGGACTGGGCGCTTCCCGCAGCGGACGCCGCGAGCGCTGCCGGACCGCACGTCACAAGCGTCGCCACCGACGCGGTCTGGATCGCCAGAGAAAGAAAGCGGTTCATGAGTGATTTCCCCTTTATCTGCGCACGATCGCTGTTGCGCGATCATTCGACTATCAGCCCGTCGACATGGAACGACCCCACGAATACGTCCACGCGCTCCCCGGTCTTGATCAGTCCACCTTTGTTCGAAAACACCATCCAGTACTCCTGACCGGTCTCCAGCGGACCGCTCTGGCGCAGCGCGCCGACCTTGTCCATCACCGGGATCTCGAGTAACGCATGGCTCGTCCGCCCGAACATCAAGGCCGTCGCGGTCTTTTCGCCGAGCGGCCGCGCCGCCACCGGATCCGTCACGCGATAGCTGAAGCGGATCAGGTTGCCCGACGCCGTGCGGCGCGCGCTCAGGTGGTCGATGCCCTGCGCCAGCTCGTAGTAGCCCTTCGCGCGCGGCGGCAGGTTCACCGGCGAGTACGGCGACTGCTTCACCGCCGCCCCCGCCGCCTTGTGCGCCGCGTTCGCACTTTCCTCGCCCGCGGCCGGCTGAAGCACGGCCGCGGCGAGGCAGACACTGCCGGCAATCACCGCTGCCAGCGGCGTCAAGCGGCAACGCTTGCTCATGGCAATGCTCCCAGCGTATTGGCACCCGGCACTGTTGTCTGTGCGGGAGCCAACGGCGTGCCCACCGGCAGCACAGGCAGCACAGGCAGCACCGGCAGCACAGGCGTCACAGGCAGGGCGGCCGGCGTCAGCGCCTGCAGCAATCCGAACAGCGTCGCCGAATTGCCTCCTCCCAGTGCAAGCGGGTACGGCTGTCCTGCGGGCTGTCCTGGGAGCAGCCCTGCGAGCACGCCTGGCCTCACGAACTCCACCGCGCCGATGTCGAAGCCACCCAACTGCGGCCTTGCGGTGCCGAAGATGTCGTGCTTCGGCGAGCCCGCCGGGGTGGCCTTGCCGATTGCCGGCGAGGTCGCCTGGATCGTGTAGTTGCCCAGCAGCACGTTCAGTTGCGTGCCCGTGCTCGCCTCGTTGAACAGCGACAGCGGACCATACGACATGTTGATCCAGTTGTTGCCTTCGTCCGGCGTCGCCGACGGCAGCAGGCTGAACAACGGATTCGGCAGCACCGTGTCGGCAATGCCCGGCGGCACCGTGATGCCGATGCCACCCGCCTCCGGCGGCACGCGCGCACCGTTGCAGTACTGATGCACGACACCCGGATTCGAGCCGCTGTTGCTCGCGTTCGGATAGTCGCCGGCGTCGGTCAGGATCGAGTACTGCGGGCTCATCGTCAGCCCGGACCCATGGTTGCTTGGCCCGGTATCGCCGAACGCACCGATGTCCCAGTAGACCGCCTTCGGATCGCAATAGCCCGTGGTTTGGCCAGCCTGATTCAGCGCCGGATTCAGCGTGACCACGTTCTGCAGCCCCGCGATGCCCGGGTCCAGTCCTCCCACTGTGATGTAGAACGTGCGGTTCTGCCAGAACAGGTCATTCGTCAGCACCGGGTTCGAGAACGTCGTGC is drawn from Trinickia violacea and contains these coding sequences:
- a CDS encoding c-type cytochrome, with product MSRAGGWPLGRASAPPLAARWLARCALLAALIAPVGEARCAPAAQPVATASAGAALYQQGVLSSGEPLQALHEDGVRLQGAAAACANCHRRSGLGSKEGNSSIPPITWRYLVEPRAQNPEDVELPYVPGMRFEREPYTDATIARAIREGIDSEGKPLSNLMPQYALNDADMQALIGYLKHLDQRKPAGVTDTVLHFATIITPDADPVKRAGMLDVLTHYFADKNVFPLGAVPRLRSSRKMMFMVNRRWELHVWELKGPPDTWRDQLTQFLARQPVFAVLSGLGGRNWAPIHDFCEQEAVPCLFPNVEVPVETDHDFYSVYFSKGVLLESDLIAARILGEAGARPAQATKAARAIWQVYRAGDNGEHGAQALAAALKAHGIAVSNHALAPGESITHAMHGIPHSDVLVLWLRPPDVAALARIPPATDTVFMSGLLGGLDSTPLPASWRGVTRLAYPFDLPEGRRVRVDYAFGWFSIRQIPMVAPQVQADTYLACGLLAETLSHMVDAFVRDYLVERIQDMLERRILTGYYPRLTLAPGQTFASKGGYIVRFAGPDHIKLVADGDWIVP
- a CDS encoding outer membrane lipoprotein-sorting protein yields the protein MKPFAIWVLAGCLGAAVFASEQIPKQDLSVDQIVEKNIASRGGLDAWRKVQTMIWSGHVDSANAPAADLPFVLAMKRPNKTRFEVTVFNQKSVRVFDGKQGWKLGPNGMGSATPRPYSIDEVSSARDEQVIDGLLIDHEAKGVSVTLEGTDQVGGRDAYRLAAKLPSGVTRHVWIDAQTFLDVKVDRQVRTPLGQTVVVETSYSDFRSVEGLQIPLKIESGAAASEKKDMLTIDKVSLNPPLDDGIFTRPASPQMRRKSVSIDADADASPALSGAGRPAP
- a CDS encoding outer membrane lipoprotein-sorting protein; translated protein: MNRFLSLAIQTASVATLVTCGPAALAASAAGSAQSAAAAHLSAAQIVDRNVAARGGLQAWRAVNTMTISGQLEAGGTKNTKLPFTMTLKRPHKSRIEVRFNDQTALQVYDGSQGWKVRPFLGRNEVEPYTSAEAKAAASWAELDGPLVDYAAKGTKIDVLGMEMIEGHRAYVLKVTMKDTTSRRVWIDASSFLEVKIDGDPRKLDGKMHNVAIFYRDYRKESGLVMPHTLETVVVGGRGTHKLTIDKVTLNSQADDALFAKPQLAVAKVTHPAPVLGANASTSTSTSTSTSRSPSPGSSH